In Comamonas sp. lk, the following proteins share a genomic window:
- a CDS encoding EamA family transporter codes for MSASTTASPAPFSSSSGPVGLVLLAALLWGTTGTAQHFAPANLSPYWVGGLRMAMAALFFIALAAVTDGQNRRPAAPTRWSRLLFCGLCMAVYNLSFFAGVRACGVALGTALAIGSGPIWAGLMQAVVQKRMPSPLWWLGTCTGVSGGVVMALASADSQQLPWLGMALCLLAGMSYAAYALVNQALVLEGQVARVNAWVFGCAALMSLPLAAWLGGPLHTSASGWAVVVYLGVVATGVAYLLFSMGLRGMSAATGVALSKAEPITAFALSLLVVGERPAWWAALGLLAVIGGLWIVVKAEREAAA; via the coding sequence ATGTCTGCCAGCACCACGGCGTCTCCCGCCCCCTTCTCTTCTTCCTCCGGCCCCGTGGGTCTGGTTCTGCTCGCCGCCTTGCTCTGGGGCACCACGGGCACGGCCCAGCACTTTGCACCGGCCAATCTGTCGCCCTACTGGGTTGGCGGCTTGCGCATGGCCATGGCGGCGCTGTTCTTCATCGCTCTGGCCGCCGTGACAGACGGGCAAAACCGCAGGCCCGCCGCCCCCACCCGCTGGAGCCGTCTGCTGTTTTGCGGGCTGTGCATGGCCGTCTACAACCTCAGCTTCTTTGCCGGCGTGCGCGCCTGTGGCGTGGCCCTGGGCACGGCACTGGCCATTGGCAGCGGCCCCATCTGGGCCGGGCTGATGCAGGCCGTGGTGCAAAAGCGCATGCCCAGCCCGCTGTGGTGGCTGGGTACCTGCACGGGCGTGAGCGGTGGCGTGGTCATGGCCCTGGCCTCGGCAGACTCGCAGCAGCTGCCATGGCTGGGCATGGCCCTGTGCCTGCTGGCAGGTATGTCCTATGCCGCATATGCGCTGGTCAATCAGGCCCTGGTGCTTGAAGGCCAGGTGGCCCGCGTCAACGCCTGGGTGTTTGGCTGTGCGGCCCTGATGTCGCTGCCGCTGGCCGCATGGCTGGGCGGGCCGCTGCACACCAGCGCCAGCGGCTGGGCCGTCGTGGTCTATCTGGGCGTGGTGGCTACCGGTGTGGCCTATCTGCTGTTCTCCATGGGCTTGCGCGGCATGTCGGCCGCCACCGGCGTGGCCTTGAGCAAGGCCGAGCCCATCACCGCGTTTGCCCTGTCCTTGCTGGTGGTGGGCGAGCGCCCGGCCTGGTGGGCCGCTCTGGGCCTGCTGGCCGTCATTGGCGGGCTGTGGATTGTGGTGAAAGCAGAGCGTGAAGCCGCAGCTTGA
- a CDS encoding helix-turn-helix transcriptional regulator → MDQFVMASALAADGDEAGKSPLLQALGERVRNLRARRGLTRRNLASTAQVSERHLANLEYGTGNVSILVLHQIAQALQCSMAELLGDITTASPEWLLLRELLEGRPESELQRVRLAASEVLGMAPGKDTHRSTRIALIGLRGAGKSTLGRMLALHRGVPFLELNQEIERVAGCSVREIYDLYGASAYRRYERRALEETVQIYSDVVIATPGGVVSDAATFNELLSHCTTVWLQADPEEHMSRVVAQGDTRPMAANPEAMDDLRRILDGRSAFYSKADFTLNTSGRTLQQSLDGLKTLLKR, encoded by the coding sequence ATGGATCAGTTTGTTATGGCGTCTGCATTGGCTGCGGATGGGGATGAGGCGGGCAAAAGCCCGCTGTTGCAGGCATTGGGCGAGCGGGTGCGTAATCTGCGCGCGCGCCGTGGGTTGACCCGCCGCAATCTGGCGTCTACAGCCCAGGTTTCCGAGCGCCATCTTGCCAATCTGGAATACGGCACGGGCAATGTCTCCATCCTGGTGTTGCACCAGATTGCGCAGGCGTTGCAGTGCTCGATGGCGGAGTTGCTGGGCGATATCACCACGGCCAGCCCCGAATGGCTGTTGCTGCGCGAGCTGCTGGAAGGCCGGCCCGAAAGCGAGCTGCAGCGCGTGCGGCTGGCGGCCAGCGAGGTGCTGGGCATGGCGCCCGGTAAGGACACGCACCGCAGCACCCGCATTGCGCTGATCGGCTTGCGCGGTGCGGGCAAGTCCACCCTGGGTCGCATGCTGGCTTTGCACCGGGGTGTGCCGTTTCTGGAGCTGAATCAGGAGATCGAGCGCGTGGCCGGCTGCAGCGTGCGCGAGATCTACGACCTCTACGGTGCCAGTGCCTACCGCCGCTACGAGCGCCGTGCGCTGGAAGAAACCGTGCAGATCTACAGCGATGTGGTGATTGCCACGCCCGGTGGCGTGGTCTCGGATGCCGCCACCTTCAACGAGCTGCTGTCGCATTGCACCACCGTGTGGCTGCAAGCCGATCCCGAGGAACATATGAGCCGCGTGGTGGCGCAAGGCGATACCCGCCCCATGGCGGCCAACCCCGAGGCCATGGATGATTTGCGCCGCATTCTGGACGGCCGATCGGCCTTTTATTCCAAGGCCGACTTCACGCTCAATACCAGCGGCCGCACGCTGCAACAAAGTCTGGACGGACTGAAAACCCTGCTCAAGCGCTGA
- a CDS encoding AraC family transcriptional regulator, translated as MTFRPPTAAPALLEAQSSVRHYSAEHQAHAHGHAQMLFALQGRLELEVGGRASYVDNACGMVIPAGMDHGYLAQPQTRVFVIDAPDAAGLDRLRRFAVPPPLRYPASALSAAAQMALVLEAPSLLQRRGIQLQSLQYQVQAGLHEDWPTARLAALAHLSVAQFHARFVELAGCTPQAWLRNLRLDAAVRQLTQGASLEATALRCGYASASALAYALRRERGVTSRQLRSAR; from the coding sequence ATGACATTCCGCCCCCCGACCGCTGCACCTGCGCTGCTTGAAGCGCAGAGTTCGGTGCGCCATTACAGCGCGGAGCATCAGGCTCATGCCCACGGTCACGCCCAAATGCTGTTTGCCTTGCAAGGCCGTTTGGAGCTGGAGGTGGGCGGCCGGGCCAGCTATGTGGACAACGCCTGCGGCATGGTCATTCCTGCTGGCATGGATCACGGCTATCTGGCCCAGCCGCAGACGCGGGTGTTCGTGATTGACGCACCCGATGCCGCCGGGCTGGACAGGCTGCGCCGCTTTGCCGTTCCGCCACCGCTGCGCTACCCGGCTTCTGCCCTGTCTGCTGCGGCACAAATGGCCTTGGTGCTTGAAGCGCCCAGCCTGCTGCAGCGCCGCGGCATTCAGCTGCAGTCTCTGCAGTATCAGGTTCAGGCCGGCTTGCATGAGGACTGGCCTACCGCCCGCCTTGCGGCCCTGGCCCACCTGAGCGTGGCCCAGTTCCATGCCCGGTTTGTGGAGCTGGCAGGCTGCACGCCTCAGGCCTGGCTGCGCAATCTGCGCCTGGATGCTGCGGTGCGACAGCTCACGCAAGGCGCCTCGCTGGAGGCCACGGCCCTGCGCTGCGGCTACGCCTCGGCCAGCGCACTGGCCTACGCCCTGAGGCGCGAACGCGGGGTGACATCGCGCCAGCTGCGCAGCGCACGCTGA
- a CDS encoding acyl-CoA dehydrogenase family protein, protein MHALDTHDVFNQFDELTGYNLVQADAALQEILQRQRAQDFTAPLLHFATQLGNKTTWLQAEQANRHAPELHRFDARGRALDALEFHPSWHSLMTLYREQGLISLPFESDSPGRWSAWAAGFYLHGQVEQGTLCPATMTTAAIPVLQKETQLWQQLQAQLFSHDYDARDLPLAQKKSIWIGMGMTEKQGGSDVRANTTLATPIAAGGRGGEYLLRGHKWFFSAPMCDAHLVVARMAAPGGEIGGHACFFVPRWRPDGSKNPVRIQRLKDKVGNRSNSSAEVELQDAYGILMGEEGRGIPTIIEMANYTRLNCVLGSAAILRTATVQTISYARQRMVFGKLLADQPLMRGVLADLALESEAALQLAMYLAQAYEAEASGDALARAWKRIMTPAAKFWVCKRSVELTGEAMEVFGGNGYVQESIVSRLFREAPVNSIWEGSGNVMCLDVLRAMGREPEAAHLLLQDLITMAAGDAELTQLAHSLTRSLSAPALELEPQARRLVQDLVLLAQGCLLRQHAPDFMADGFVSTRLGEQRGAMVVGAFNAAMLDVDAILQRALPV, encoded by the coding sequence ATGCACGCCCTGGATACCCACGATGTCTTCAATCAGTTCGACGAGCTGACAGGCTACAACCTAGTACAGGCCGATGCGGCCTTGCAGGAAATCCTGCAGCGCCAGCGGGCGCAAGACTTCACCGCCCCGCTGCTGCACTTTGCCACCCAGCTGGGAAACAAGACCACCTGGCTGCAGGCGGAGCAGGCCAATCGCCATGCACCCGAGCTGCACCGCTTCGATGCCCGCGGCCGCGCACTGGACGCCCTGGAGTTTCACCCCAGCTGGCACAGCCTGATGACGCTGTACCGTGAGCAAGGCCTGATCTCCCTGCCGTTCGAGAGCGACAGCCCAGGCCGCTGGAGTGCCTGGGCAGCCGGCTTTTACCTGCATGGCCAGGTGGAACAAGGCACGCTATGCCCGGCCACCATGACCACGGCCGCCATTCCCGTGCTGCAAAAAGAGACGCAGCTATGGCAGCAGCTGCAAGCCCAGCTGTTCAGCCACGACTACGATGCGCGCGACCTGCCGTTGGCCCAGAAAAAATCTATCTGGATCGGCATGGGCATGACGGAAAAACAGGGAGGCTCCGACGTGCGCGCCAACACCACGCTGGCCACGCCCATCGCTGCCGGCGGGCGGGGTGGCGAGTACCTGCTGCGCGGGCACAAATGGTTTTTCTCGGCCCCCATGTGCGACGCACATCTGGTGGTGGCGCGCATGGCTGCGCCTGGCGGAGAAATCGGTGGCCATGCCTGCTTTTTCGTACCGCGCTGGCGCCCGGACGGCAGCAAGAACCCGGTGCGCATACAGCGCCTCAAGGACAAGGTGGGCAACCGCAGCAACTCCAGCGCCGAAGTGGAGTTGCAAGATGCCTACGGCATCCTGATGGGCGAAGAAGGGCGCGGCATACCCACCATCATCGAGATGGCCAACTACACGCGCCTCAACTGCGTGCTGGGCAGCGCGGCCATACTGCGCACGGCCACCGTGCAGACCATTTCCTATGCACGCCAGCGCATGGTGTTCGGCAAATTGCTGGCCGATCAACCCCTGATGCGTGGCGTGCTGGCCGATCTGGCGCTGGAGAGCGAAGCCGCGCTGCAACTGGCCATGTATCTGGCCCAGGCTTATGAGGCCGAGGCCAGCGGCGACGCCTTGGCCCGCGCCTGGAAACGCATCATGACGCCTGCCGCCAAGTTCTGGGTCTGCAAACGCTCGGTAGAGCTAACGGGCGAAGCCATGGAAGTCTTTGGCGGCAACGGCTATGTGCAGGAAAGCATAGTCTCGCGCCTGTTCCGCGAAGCCCCGGTGAACTCCATCTGGGAAGGCTCAGGCAATGTGATGTGCCTGGATGTGCTGCGCGCCATGGGCCGCGAACCTGAGGCTGCACACCTGCTGCTGCAGGACCTGATCACCATGGCGGCGGGCGATGCCGAGCTGACTCAGCTGGCGCACTCGCTGACTCGGAGCCTGTCGGCACCAGCCTTGGAACTGGAGCCCCAAGCCCGTCGCCTGGTGCAGGATCTGGTCTTGCTGGCCCAGGGCTGTTTGCTGCGCCAACACGCACCAGACTTCATGGCCGATGGCTTTGTGAGCACGCGCCTGGGTGAGCAACGCGGCGCCATGGTGGTCGGCGCCTTCAACGCGGCCATGCTGGATGTGGACGCCATCCTGCAGCGCGCGCTGCCGGTCTGA
- a CDS encoding response regulator transcription factor encodes MTTLPPMSTHQLLMIEDDTRLAQMVGDYLGNNGLEVRHMADGKSGLDCLLPGDGNGAELPDLVILDLMLPDMDGLEVCRRIRAMPGAAAQVPVLMLTAKGDPMDRIIGLEIGADDYLPKPFEPRELLARIRAILRRKGSDGPAPSTAVMRFGSLEIDRDARTVNVGSQATDLTSYQFDLLVALAERAGRVLTRDQIMEAVRGRELEAFDRSIDVHMGRIRAAIEADPKNPKRILTVRGVGYVFAKQQD; translated from the coding sequence ATGACTACACTGCCCCCTATGAGCACGCACCAACTGCTGATGATTGAAGATGACACCCGCCTGGCGCAGATGGTGGGGGACTATCTGGGTAACAACGGGCTGGAAGTCAGGCACATGGCCGACGGCAAAAGCGGACTGGATTGCTTGCTGCCTGGCGATGGCAACGGGGCCGAATTGCCGGATCTGGTGATACTGGATCTCATGCTGCCCGATATGGACGGGCTGGAGGTTTGCCGCCGCATCCGTGCCATGCCGGGCGCTGCAGCCCAGGTTCCGGTATTGATGCTGACGGCCAAGGGCGACCCCATGGACCGCATCATCGGTCTGGAAATCGGCGCCGATGACTATCTGCCCAAACCGTTCGAGCCGCGCGAGCTGCTGGCCCGTATTCGCGCCATCCTGCGTCGCAAGGGCAGCGATGGCCCAGCGCCCAGCACGGCCGTCATGCGCTTCGGCAGCCTGGAGATTGACCGCGATGCGCGCACCGTGAATGTGGGCAGCCAGGCCACGGATCTGACCTCCTACCAATTCGATCTGCTGGTGGCGCTGGCCGAGCGCGCCGGCCGTGTGCTCACACGCGACCAGATCATGGAAGCGGTACGTGGCCGTGAACTGGAGGCGTTCGACCGCTCCATTGACGTGCACATGGGCCGCATCCGGGCGGCCATCGAGGCCGACCCCAAAAACCCCAAACGCATCTTGACGGTGCGTGGTGTGGGTTATGTGTTTGCCAAGCAGCAAGACTGA
- a CDS encoding M48 family metallopeptidase produces the protein MHSPSSSQTMHCFCSLHQGRRGFLLTAASLAIASPAAMAQVDVGAPSLLRNVVPAEALEESATQQYQQLLGQAKAKGALVDGNNAQLQRLRAIAQRIIPYTAQWNERAKAWRWEVNLINSKQINAFCMPGGKIAFYTGIIDQLRLSDDEIAMVMGHEMAHALREHSREQLAKNQATGLGLSLGAQLLGLGDLGNAAARVGTQLLSLKFSRNDESEADLVGLELAARAGFNPQAAVTLWEKMGQATGNNGVGFLSTHPTGPNRIRQLESNVPLVQRLYEQARRR, from the coding sequence ATGCACAGCCCATCTTCCTCACAGACCATGCACTGTTTTTGCTCCCTGCACCAGGGCCGACGCGGCTTTTTGCTGACTGCGGCTTCGCTGGCCATCGCGTCTCCGGCCGCCATGGCCCAGGTCGATGTGGGAGCCCCCTCCCTGCTGCGAAATGTGGTGCCGGCAGAAGCCCTGGAGGAATCCGCCACGCAGCAATACCAGCAGTTGCTGGGCCAGGCCAAAGCCAAGGGCGCGCTGGTAGACGGCAACAATGCCCAGCTGCAGCGCCTGCGCGCCATTGCCCAGCGCATCATTCCCTACACAGCGCAGTGGAACGAGCGAGCCAAAGCCTGGCGCTGGGAAGTCAATCTGATCAACAGCAAGCAGATCAATGCGTTTTGCATGCCCGGCGGCAAGATTGCTTTCTACACCGGCATCATCGACCAGCTGCGATTGAGCGACGATGAAATCGCCATGGTCATGGGCCATGAAATGGCCCATGCACTGCGCGAGCATTCGCGCGAGCAACTGGCCAAGAACCAGGCCACAGGTCTGGGACTGTCCCTGGGTGCGCAGCTGCTGGGCCTGGGCGATCTGGGCAATGCCGCCGCCAGGGTGGGCACACAGCTGCTGAGTCTGAAATTCAGCCGCAATGATGAAAGCGAAGCCGATCTTGTCGGGCTGGAACTGGCCGCCCGCGCGGGTTTCAATCCCCAGGCCGCCGTCACGCTATGGGAAAAAATGGGCCAGGCCACGGGCAATAACGGCGTGGGCTTTCTCTCCACCCACCCCACAGGCCCCAACCGCATACGCCAGCTGGAAAGCAATGTGCCTCTGGTCCAGCGTCTGTACGAGCAAGCACGTCGTCGCTAG
- a CDS encoding 3,4-dehydroadipyl-CoA semialdehyde dehydrogenase, which produces MTELLANHVAGRWQTGSGAGSVLKDPVLGTALVRVDAGGLDLAAAFAFARETGGKALRALSYAERAQLLAKVAAVLQANRDAYYDISMANSGTVKNDTAVDVDGGIYTLSQYAKWGTALGSARHLSDGAAVALAKEGAFQSLHIQVPTQGVALLINAFNFPGWGLWEKAAPALLSGVPVIIKPATATAWLTQRMVKDVVDSGVLPPGALSIICGSSAGLLDQLQPMDVMSFTGSAETAATIRAHSAITRHSVRSNIEADSVNCALLLPGHAADSEVVQLLAREVAREMTVKSGQKCTAIRRVLVPQALYDSVAQAIAAQLTKVVAGNPRNDSVRMGSLVSREQYAVVQQGLAQLLQHTTALHDARHNALVDADPAIAACAQPVLLGCQDPDATASVHDIEVFGPVATLMPYRNLEHALALAHRGQGSLVASIYGEAHYALAQTAIELAATHGRVHVVSPEVAKLHTGHGNVMPQSQHGGPGRAGGGAELGGLRALDFYHRKTAIQAQPSVQQALDN; this is translated from the coding sequence ATGACAGAACTTCTTGCCAATCACGTCGCCGGCCGCTGGCAAACCGGCAGCGGCGCGGGCAGTGTCTTGAAAGACCCTGTACTGGGGACCGCCCTGGTACGGGTCGATGCCGGCGGACTGGACCTGGCCGCCGCCTTTGCCTTTGCCCGTGAAACCGGCGGCAAGGCCTTGCGTGCGCTGAGCTATGCAGAGCGAGCCCAGTTGCTGGCCAAGGTGGCGGCCGTGCTGCAAGCCAACCGCGATGCCTACTACGACATCTCCATGGCCAACAGCGGCACCGTGAAAAACGACACGGCCGTGGATGTGGACGGCGGCATCTACACCCTGAGCCAGTACGCCAAATGGGGGACGGCGCTGGGTTCGGCCCGGCATCTGAGCGATGGCGCAGCGGTGGCTCTCGCCAAGGAAGGCGCGTTTCAGTCGCTGCACATCCAGGTGCCCACCCAGGGCGTGGCGCTGCTCATCAATGCCTTCAACTTTCCGGGTTGGGGCCTGTGGGAAAAAGCCGCTCCCGCCCTGCTGTCTGGCGTGCCCGTCATCATCAAGCCGGCCACGGCCACGGCCTGGCTTACCCAACGCATGGTCAAGGACGTGGTGGACTCCGGCGTCCTGCCGCCCGGCGCTCTGTCCATCATCTGCGGTAGTTCGGCCGGCCTGCTGGATCAGCTCCAGCCCATGGACGTGATGTCGTTTACCGGCTCGGCAGAAACCGCCGCCACGATTCGCGCCCACAGCGCCATCACCCGCCATTCGGTGCGCAGCAATATCGAAGCCGACAGCGTGAACTGCGCCCTGCTGCTGCCCGGCCATGCGGCCGACAGCGAGGTGGTGCAGCTGCTGGCCCGCGAGGTGGCGCGCGAGATGACGGTCAAATCCGGCCAAAAATGCACGGCCATACGCCGGGTGCTGGTGCCACAGGCCTTGTATGACAGCGTGGCCCAGGCCATTGCGGCACAGCTGACCAAGGTCGTCGCAGGCAATCCGCGCAATGACTCCGTGCGCATGGGCTCTCTGGTCAGTCGCGAGCAATACGCGGTGGTGCAACAAGGTCTGGCCCAGCTGCTGCAACACACGACCGCCTTGCATGACGCACGCCACAACGCCCTGGTGGATGCAGATCCCGCCATCGCCGCCTGCGCCCAGCCCGTGCTGCTGGGCTGCCAGGACCCGGACGCCACCGCCAGCGTGCATGACATTGAAGTCTTTGGCCCCGTGGCCACGCTGATGCCTTATCGCAATCTGGAGCACGCCCTGGCCCTGGCCCACCGCGGCCAAGGCTCGCTCGTGGCCTCGATTTACGGTGAAGCGCACTATGCACTTGCGCAGACCGCTATTGAATTGGCAGCAACCCACGGCCGCGTGCACGTGGTCAGCCCCGAAGTTGCCAAGCTGCACACCGGTCACGGCAACGTCATGCCCCAATCCCAGCATGGCGGGCCGGGGCGAGCCGGTGGCGGCGCCGAACTCGGCGGCTTGCGGGCGCTGGATTTCTATCACCGCAAAACCGCCATCCAGGCACAACCGTCCGTACAGCAAGCCCTAGACAACTGA
- a CDS encoding MFS transporter, with amino-acid sequence MTEPSPKTQASPHCTDAPAPAKRSWAQALKVYAEPTSLRMLALGFSAGLPLLLVLGTLSFWLREADIDRTTIGFLSWVGLAYAFKWVWSPLVDRLPLPFFTRMLGRRRSWLLFSQLLIVAGLLGMSFMDPKQALQPLVICAVLVAFGSATQDIALDAYRIESATVEDQAALAATYQTGYRLAMIWAGAGVLWVASQVQGDTKGYVVQAWHVAYSAMAASMLVGMLTVLFSPEPQARPIAPARNAAEWLRGALVEPFADFIRRYRWQALLLLALIGLYRVSDVVMGIMANPFYVDMGYKKEEVAAVTKVFGVIMTLVGGFVGGTMAVRWGVMRVLMLGAILSAATNVLFAWLATRGHDLTALVWVVSADNLAGGIASAAFIAYLSGLTNVQYSATQYALFSSMMLLAPKWLAGFSGVFVDAYGYEAFFHTTALMGLPVLLLLFLVSRVKIGSGA; translated from the coding sequence ATGACCGAGCCGTCCCCCAAAACACAAGCCAGCCCCCATTGCACCGATGCTCCTGCGCCCGCCAAGCGCAGCTGGGCTCAGGCCCTCAAGGTCTATGCCGAACCCACCAGCCTGCGCATGCTGGCCTTGGGCTTTTCTGCCGGCCTGCCTTTGCTGCTGGTGCTGGGGACCTTGAGTTTCTGGCTGCGCGAGGCAGATATCGATCGCACGACTATCGGTTTTCTGAGCTGGGTGGGCCTGGCCTATGCCTTCAAGTGGGTGTGGTCGCCGCTGGTGGACCGCTTGCCTCTGCCCTTCTTCACCAGGATGCTGGGCCGCCGTCGCAGCTGGCTGCTGTTTTCGCAGTTGCTGATTGTGGCGGGCTTGCTGGGCATGTCCTTCATGGACCCCAAGCAGGCCTTGCAGCCGCTGGTGATCTGTGCGGTGCTGGTGGCTTTTGGTTCGGCCACGCAAGACATTGCGCTGGACGCCTACCGCATCGAATCGGCCACGGTGGAAGATCAGGCCGCCTTGGCCGCCACCTACCAGACCGGCTATCGCCTGGCCATGATCTGGGCCGGCGCGGGCGTGCTCTGGGTGGCTTCTCAGGTGCAGGGCGACACCAAAGGTTATGTGGTGCAGGCCTGGCATGTGGCTTATAGCGCCATGGCGGCCAGCATGCTGGTGGGCATGTTGACGGTGTTGTTCTCGCCCGAACCCCAGGCCAGACCGATTGCTCCGGCTCGCAATGCGGCGGAGTGGCTGCGCGGTGCGCTGGTTGAGCCGTTTGCCGACTTCATTCGCCGCTACCGCTGGCAGGCCTTGTTGCTGCTGGCGCTGATCGGTCTGTACCGGGTCAGCGATGTGGTGATGGGCATCATGGCCAACCCTTTCTATGTGGACATGGGCTACAAGAAAGAGGAGGTGGCGGCCGTCACCAAGGTGTTTGGCGTGATCATGACGCTGGTGGGCGGCTTTGTCGGCGGCACCATGGCCGTGCGCTGGGGCGTGATGCGGGTGCTGATGCTGGGGGCGATTCTCTCGGCCGCTACCAATGTGCTGTTCGCCTGGCTGGCCACGCGGGGCCATGATCTGACGGCCCTGGTCTGGGTGGTCAGCGCCGACAACCTGGCCGGCGGCATTGCCTCTGCGGCCTTTATCGCCTATCTCTCGGGCCTGACCAATGTGCAGTATTCGGCCACGCAATACGCCTTGTTCAGCTCCATGATGCTGCTGGCCCCCAAGTGGCTGGCCGGCTTTTCTGGCGTGTTTGTGGATGCCTATGGTTACGAAGCGTTCTTCCACACCACGGCCTTGATGGGTTTGCCGGTGCTGCTGCTGTTGTTTCTGGTATCCAGAGTGAAAATAGGCTCTGGCGCTTGA
- a CDS encoding benzoate-CoA ligase family protein → MIDFSQPFNFAQHLLALNTQRADKIAYTDDHGTLSYGQLEEQARRLAQALVASGVHREERVLLVMHDMREWVISFLGAMYAGVVPVAVNTLLTAEDYAYMLEHCRAQAILTNGAMVPMLEQALAKARHEVNHIWVAQPQEAGPELPPTFESMQPWLASHSPMPHPAPTQGDDPGFWLYSSGSTGKPKGTVHTHANPYWTAQLYGTPVLGLQESDVCFSAAKLYFAYGLGNALTFPLSVGASVVLMAERPTPDATFARWTQHQPTVFFGAPTGFAGMLAAPHLPAREQVSLRMCSSAGEALPGEIAQRFKAHFGADIIDGIGSTEMLHIFLSNRPDDIRYGSTGKPVPGYEVELRAEDGKPVADGEIGDLYIKGPSAALMYWSNRDKTRDTFQGAWLKSGDKYVRDADGYYTYAGRSDDMLKVSGIYVSPFEVEATLMQHPAVLEAAVIGKTDADGLTKTKSFVVCKPGQSTTEQELKAFVKERLAPYKYPRFIEFVTELPKTATGKIQRFRLRDLESKSE, encoded by the coding sequence ATGATCGACTTCAGCCAGCCATTCAATTTCGCCCAGCATCTGCTGGCGCTCAACACCCAGCGCGCCGACAAGATTGCCTACACCGACGATCACGGTACGCTCAGCTACGGCCAGCTGGAAGAGCAGGCCCGCCGCCTGGCCCAGGCCCTGGTGGCCTCGGGCGTGCACCGCGAGGAGCGCGTGCTGCTGGTCATGCACGATATGCGCGAATGGGTGATCTCGTTTCTGGGCGCCATGTACGCAGGCGTGGTGCCGGTGGCCGTCAACACCTTGCTCACGGCAGAGGACTATGCCTACATGCTGGAGCACTGTCGGGCGCAAGCCATTTTGACCAATGGCGCCATGGTGCCCATGCTTGAGCAGGCCCTGGCCAAGGCAAGACATGAGGTTAACCACATCTGGGTGGCCCAGCCCCAGGAAGCCGGGCCCGAGCTGCCACCCACCTTCGAGTCCATGCAGCCCTGGCTGGCCAGCCATTCGCCCATGCCCCATCCCGCCCCCACGCAGGGCGACGATCCCGGCTTCTGGCTGTATTCCTCGGGCTCCACCGGCAAGCCCAAGGGCACGGTGCACACCCACGCCAACCCCTATTGGACGGCCCAGCTCTACGGCACGCCCGTGCTGGGCTTGCAGGAAAGCGATGTCTGCTTTTCCGCCGCCAAACTCTACTTTGCCTACGGTCTGGGCAATGCCCTCACCTTTCCCTTGAGCGTTGGCGCCAGCGTGGTGCTGATGGCCGAGCGCCCCACTCCAGACGCGACTTTTGCGCGCTGGACCCAGCACCAGCCCACCGTGTTCTTCGGCGCACCCACGGGCTTTGCCGGCATGCTGGCCGCGCCCCATCTGCCCGCCCGCGAACAGGTCAGCCTGCGCATGTGCTCGTCCGCCGGCGAAGCCCTGCCCGGCGAGATTGCACAGCGCTTCAAGGCCCACTTCGGCGCCGACATCATCGACGGCATTGGCTCCACCGAAATGTTGCATATCTTTCTGTCCAACCGGCCGGACGACATACGCTACGGCAGCACCGGCAAGCCGGTGCCGGGCTACGAGGTGGAACTGCGTGCAGAAGATGGGAAACCCGTGGCCGATGGCGAGATTGGCGACCTCTACATCAAAGGCCCTAGCGCCGCGCTGATGTACTGGAGCAACCGCGACAAGACTCGCGACACCTTTCAGGGTGCATGGCTCAAAAGCGGCGACAAATACGTTCGCGATGCCGATGGCTACTACACCTATGCCGGGCGCAGCGACGACATGCTCAAGGTCAGCGGCATCTATGTCTCGCCCTTCGAGGTGGAAGCCACGCTGATGCAGCACCCGGCCGTGCTGGAAGCGGCCGTCATCGGCAAGACCGACGCCGACGGCCTGACCAAGACCAAATCCTTTGTGGTCTGCAAGCCAGGGCAGAGCACCACCGAGCAGGAGCTCAAGGCTTTTGTCAAAGAGCGGCTGGCACCCTACAAATACCCGCGCTTCATCGAATTTGTGACCGAGCTGCCCAAGACTGCCACAGGAAAAATCCAGCGCTTTCGCTTGCGCGATCTGGAATCAAAATCCGAATGA